A stretch of Telopea speciosissima isolate NSW1024214 ecotype Mountain lineage chromosome 11, Tspe_v1, whole genome shotgun sequence DNA encodes these proteins:
- the LOC122646005 gene encoding beta-glucosidase BoGH3B-like, whose amino-acid sequence MWADMIDGFQKSALSARLGIPIIYGTDAVHGHNNILDATIFPHNIGLGASRDEDLMVKIGSATALEVLGTGMPYAFAPCIAVCRDPRWGRCYESYSEDTQIVRSMSKIILGLQGYPTHNHTLGYPFVASGGKKVLACAKHYAGDGGTQGGVDAHNTVTTYDDLYRIHMTPYIDAIAMGVSTIMASYSSWNGIKMHANSFLLTRILKQEMSFQGMVISDWEAIDRMTNPPGSHYKESLKEAINAGIDMVMIPYKYQQYLTYMTELVSSGEIPISRIDDAVRRILRVKFILGLFEQPMADRSLHSMVGHKKHRELAREAVRKSLVLLKNRKGEEKMLPLSKNAPKILVVGSHAHNIGYQCGGWTVSWKGTSGNITKGTTILEGIKRAVSKQTQVVFQEKPDKQFVNENRDSSYAIVVVGELPYAETDGDSKELRLALDGGETIKTVCKEVKCLVIVVSGRPVVIEPYVDMMEALVAAWLPGSEAGAGIADVIFGDYDFQGKLPITWFRRVDQLPMNFGDPYYDPLYPFGYGLQTGIQSHKRGHGVSSSSTSSFSSI is encoded by the exons ATGTGGGCGGACATGATCGATGGGTTCCAAAAGTCTGCGTTGTCTGCAAGGCTTGGGATTCCCATAATATATGGTACTGACGCAGTCCATGGCCATAATAACATACTCGATGCAACTATTTTTCCTCATAACATCGGCCTTGGAGCTTCAAG GGATGAGGATTTAATGGTGAAGATCGGAAGTGCCACTGCTTTGGAGGTTCTGGGCACCGGAATGCCGTACGCTTTTGCTCCCTGTATTGCt GTGTGTAGGGATCCACGCTGGGGTCGGTGCTACGAGAGCTACAGTGAGGATACGCAGATTGTGAGGAGCATGTCCAAGATCATACTAGGCCTACAGGGCTACCCTACTCACAATCATACCCTTGGTTACCCCTTCGTCGCTTCTGG GGGAAAGAAAGTGCTGGCTTGTGCAAAACACTACGCCGGTGATGGTGGGACACAGGGAGGGGTTGACGCTCACAACACGGTGACCACATATGACGACCtgtatcgcatccacatgaccCCTTATATTGATGCAATCGCCATGGGGGTGTCAACTATCATGGCTTCTTACTCTAGCTGGAACGGGATTAAGATGCATGCCAACTCTTTCCTCCTCACTCGCATTCTCAAACAAGAGATGTCCTTCCAG GGTATGGTCATATCAGACTGGGAGGCAATTGACCGGATGACCAACCCACCCGGTTCACACTACAAAGAAAGCCTGAAGGAAGCCATCAACGCTGGAATCGACATGGTCATGATCCCTTACAAATACCAACAATACCTGACATACATGACAGAGCTTGTGTCGTCCGGCGAGATTCCGATCAGCAGGATTGACGATGCTGTGAGGCGAATCCTAAGGGTGAAGTTCATTCTTGGGCTTTTTGAACAGCCCATGGCTGACCGGTCTCTCCATTCCATGGTTGGACACAAG AAACATAGGGAATTGGCAAGAGAAGCTGTGAGGAAGAGCTTGGTGTTGTTGAAGAACAggaagggagaggagaagatgcTTCCTTTGAGTAAGAATGCCCCCAAGATCCTTGTGGTTGGGTCTCATGCACACAACATCGGCTACCAATGTGGAGGATGGACTGTTTCATGGAAGGGCACCTCAGGCAATATCACCAAAGGAACAACCATCTTAGAAGGCATCAAGAGGGCTGTTAGCAAGCAGACCCAGGTCGTGTTCCAAGAAAAACCCGACAAGCAATTTGTTAACGAGAACCGGGATTCTTCCTATGCGATTGTGGTTGTCGGTGAGCTCCCATATGCGGAAACAGACGGTGATAGCAAAGAGCTTAGACTAGCACTGGACGGAGGGGAGACTATCAAGACTGTGTGCAAGGAGGTGAAATGTTTGGTTATCGTTGTGTCCGGTCGACCCGTTGTGATAGAGCCTTATGTTGACATGATGGAGGCATTGGTGGCTGCTTGGCTTCCAGGGAGTGAAGCTGGAGCAGGGATTGCTGATGTGATATTTGGGGATTATGATTTCCAAGGTAAGCTTCCGATCACATGGTTCCGGCGGGTCGACCAGCTGCCGATGAATTTTGGGGACCCGTATTATGACCCGCTGTACCCGTTTGGGTATGGGCTCCAGACGGGTATCCAGTCACACAAAAGAGGCCATGGTGTTTCATCTTCCTCTACATCATCTTTTTCATCTATTTGA